A single window of Paenibacillus antri DNA harbors:
- the infA gene encoding translation initiation factor IF-1, translated as MAKEDVIEVEGTVIEPLPNAMFRVELENGHQILAHVSGKLRMHFIRILTGDKVVIQLSPYDLTRGRITYRK; from the coding sequence ATGGCTAAGGAAGATGTGATTGAAGTCGAAGGCACGGTAATCGAACCGTTGCCGAACGCCATGTTTCGCGTCGAGTTGGAGAACGGGCATCAAATTCTTGCTCATGTTTCGGGTAAATTGCGCATGCACTTTATTCGAATCTTGACGGGAGACAAGGTCGTGATTCAACTTTCGCCGTACGATTTGACGAGAGGGCGAATTACGTACCGCAAATGA
- a CDS encoding DNA-directed RNA polymerase subunit alpha — MIEIEKPKIETVQVSEDGSYGRFVVEPLERGYGTTLGNSLRRILLSSLPGAAVTSVQIDGVLHEFSTVPGVVEDVTEIILNLKGLSLKIHSDEEKVLEIDAEGDGVVTAGDIRADSDVEILNPDLHIATLSSDARLHMRIHAQRGRGYQSADKNKREDQPIGVIPVDSIYTPITRVNYSVENTRVGQVTNYDKLTLEVWTDGSIRPEEAVSLGAKILTEHLMLFVGLTDEAKDAEIMVEKEEDKKEKVLEMTIEELDLSVRSYNCLKRAGINTVQELITKTEEDMMKVRNLGRKSLEEVQEKLEELGLGLRKED; from the coding sequence ATGATCGAAATCGAAAAGCCGAAGATCGAAACCGTACAAGTCAGTGAGGACGGCTCCTACGGCCGTTTCGTTGTAGAGCCTCTCGAGCGGGGATACGGGACGACGCTCGGCAATTCGCTGCGCCGAATCCTGCTGTCGTCGCTGCCTGGGGCCGCGGTGACAAGCGTTCAAATCGACGGCGTGCTGCACGAATTCTCAACGGTACCGGGTGTGGTGGAGGACGTAACGGAGATCATTCTCAACTTGAAGGGTCTCTCGCTCAAAATCCATTCGGACGAAGAGAAAGTGCTCGAGATCGACGCCGAGGGAGACGGCGTCGTGACGGCGGGAGATATTCGCGCCGACAGCGACGTTGAAATCCTGAACCCGGATCTTCACATCGCGACCTTGTCCTCCGATGCACGGCTGCATATGCGCATTCATGCGCAGCGCGGCCGCGGCTATCAATCCGCGGACAAGAACAAGCGGGAAGATCAGCCGATTGGCGTCATTCCGGTAGATTCGATCTATACGCCCATTACCCGCGTCAACTACAGTGTGGAAAATACCCGCGTCGGTCAAGTGACTAACTACGATAAGCTGACACTGGAAGTATGGACTGATGGCAGTATCCGCCCTGAAGAAGCCGTAAGCTTGGGCGCGAAAATCTTGACGGAGCATCTGATGCTGTTCGTCGGGTTGACCGACGAAGCGAAAGACGCCGAGATCATGGTCGAAAAAGAGGAAGACAAAAAGGAAAAAGTACTCGAGATGACGATCGAAGAACTCGATCTCTCCGTTCGTTCGTACAACTGCTTGAAGCGCGCCGGCATCAATACGGTGCAAGAGCTGATCACGAAGACGGAAGAAGATATGATGAAGGTTCGCAATCTCGGGCGCAAGTCCTTGGAAGAAGTACAGGAGAAGCTGGAAGAGCTCGGCCTCGGTCTCCGCAAGGAAGACTAA
- the rpmJ gene encoding 50S ribosomal protein L36: protein MKVRPSVKPICEKCKVIRRKGNVMVICENPKHKQKQG from the coding sequence GTGAAAGTAAGACCGTCGGTCAAACCAATTTGCGAAAAATGCAAAGTGATCCGTCGCAAAGGCAACGTGATGGTGATCTGCGAAAACCCGAAGCATAAACAAAAACAAGGCTAA
- the rplQ gene encoding 50S ribosomal protein L17, which produces MTAYQKLGRDSSARKALFRDLVTDLFIYERIQTTEAKAKEIRSIAEKLITLAKRGDLHARRQVAAFVRREEAQEGKDAIQKLFSDLATRYAERQGGYTRILKLGPRRGDAAPMVYLELVDRAEA; this is translated from the coding sequence ATGACCGCATACCAAAAGTTGGGCCGCGATTCCAGCGCGCGTAAAGCGTTGTTTCGCGACTTGGTAACGGACCTGTTCATCTACGAACGGATCCAAACGACGGAAGCGAAGGCGAAGGAAATTCGTTCCATCGCCGAGAAACTCATCACGCTCGCGAAGCGCGGGGATCTGCACGCTCGTCGTCAAGTAGCTGCTTTCGTACGCCGCGAAGAGGCGCAAGAAGGAAAAGACGCGATTCAAAAGCTCTTCTCCGATCTCGCGACTCGTTACGCCGAGCGTCAAGGCGGATACACTCGCATTCTGAAGTTGGGACCTCGCCGCGGCGACGCCGCTCCGATGGTTTACTTGGAATTGGTGGATCGCGCCGAAGCGTAA
- the rpsM gene encoding 30S ribosomal protein S13: MARIAGVDLPRDKRVEISLQYIYGIGKTTAQQILAATGINPNTRVRDLTEDEVSRLRDQIDKNLKVEGDLRREIALNIKRLIEIGSYRGLRHRRGLPVRGQRTKTNARTRKGPRRTVANKKK, translated from the coding sequence ATGGCACGTATAGCTGGTGTAGACTTGCCCCGCGACAAGCGCGTCGAAATTTCCCTGCAGTATATCTACGGCATCGGTAAAACGACGGCGCAACAAATTCTTGCCGCAACGGGCATCAACCCGAACACGCGGGTAAGAGACTTGACGGAAGACGAAGTCAGCCGTCTGCGCGACCAAATCGACAAGAACCTGAAGGTGGAAGGCGATCTCCGTCGCGAAATCGCTCTGAACATCAAGCGCTTGATCGAGATCGGTTCGTATCGCGGCCTGCGTCATCGTCGCGGTTTGCCGGTTCGCGGTCAACGCACGAAGACGAACGCTCGTACGCGCAAAGGTCCTCGTCGGACCGTAGCCAACAAGAAGAAATAA
- a CDS encoding adenylate kinase produces the protein MNLILMGPPGAGKGTQAERIVAEFSIPHISTGDAFRAAMKQGTPLGVKAKEYVDAGLLVPDEVTIGIVRERLQQDDCKGGFMLDGFPRTISQAEALDEILKSLDSGIDHVVNLKVDRGLLLARLTGRRICRSCGATYHELFNPPAKAGVCDKCGGELYQRSDDTEEKVGTRLDEYLNKTAPLLAYYEAKGLLRELNGERDIDEVTAELRSLLRGQD, from the coding sequence ATGAACTTGATTCTCATGGGCCCTCCCGGCGCGGGCAAGGGCACGCAGGCAGAAAGAATCGTCGCGGAATTTTCGATTCCGCACATCTCGACGGGCGACGCGTTCCGCGCCGCAATGAAGCAGGGCACGCCGCTCGGGGTGAAGGCGAAGGAATACGTCGATGCGGGCTTACTCGTACCGGACGAAGTGACGATCGGCATCGTGCGCGAACGTCTACAGCAGGACGATTGCAAGGGCGGCTTCATGCTCGACGGCTTCCCGCGAACGATTTCCCAAGCGGAGGCGCTTGACGAAATCTTGAAGTCGCTGGACAGCGGAATCGATCATGTCGTGAACCTGAAGGTCGACCGCGGCTTGCTGCTGGCACGACTCACGGGACGTCGCATCTGCCGCTCCTGCGGCGCGACGTACCACGAGCTCTTCAATCCGCCGGCGAAAGCCGGCGTATGCGACAAGTGCGGCGGGGAGCTGTACCAGCGCTCCGACGACACCGAAGAGAAAGTCGGCACTCGCCTGGACGAATACTTGAACAAGACGGCGCCGCTCCTCGCTTACTACGAAGCGAAAGGTTTGCTTCGGGAGTTGAACGGCGAGCGGGACATCGATGAAGTGACCGCGGAACTCCGCAGCCTGTTGCGAGGCCAGGACTGA
- the truA gene encoding tRNA pseudouridine(38-40) synthase TruA, producing the protein MRNIRMTIGYDGTDYHGFQVQPGVPSIQAALIEAIAAITGETAAVHGSGRTDAGVHARAQVVNFVTSSRLPADRWCQALNARLPNDIVVWKAEEAPLTFHARKSSKRKTYCYTINGNRYPDPLNRRTEFHHPGSLDVSAMREAIRHLEGEHDFTSFCSVRAASESKVRTVYEAQLTQTAVEGMESATGVGRLRLFFTGNGFLYNMVRIMAGTLLAVGEGKLHAAEIPRILQARDRALAGPTAKPYGLSLWSVEYEL; encoded by the coding sequence ATGCGAAACATTCGCATGACGATCGGCTATGACGGGACGGACTACCACGGCTTCCAGGTGCAGCCGGGCGTGCCGTCGATTCAAGCGGCGTTGATCGAAGCGATCGCGGCCATAACCGGCGAGACCGCAGCCGTACACGGCTCGGGACGAACGGATGCCGGCGTGCATGCACGCGCGCAGGTCGTGAACTTCGTGACGTCGTCCCGTCTGCCGGCCGATCGGTGGTGTCAAGCGCTGAACGCCCGCCTGCCGAACGATATCGTCGTTTGGAAGGCAGAGGAGGCCCCTTTGACGTTCCACGCGAGGAAGTCTTCGAAGCGGAAGACATATTGCTATACGATTAACGGGAATCGCTATCCGGACCCGCTGAACCGTCGAACGGAGTTCCATCATCCGGGCTCGCTCGACGTAAGCGCGATGCGGGAAGCGATACGACACCTCGAGGGCGAACACGACTTCACGTCGTTCTGTTCGGTCCGAGCGGCGTCCGAATCGAAGGTGCGAACCGTCTATGAAGCGCAACTGACGCAAACCGCCGTGGAAGGCATGGAATCCGCGACGGGCGTCGGACGTTTACGATTGTTTTTCACCGGCAACGGTTTTCTATACAATATGGTGCGTATTATGGCCGGGACGCTGCTTGCGGTCGGAGAAGGGAAGCTGCATGCAGCCGAAATTCCTCGAATTCTGCAAGCGAGGGATCGCGCGTTGGCGGGACCGACGGCTAAGCCGTACGGGTTATCGCTCTGGAGCGTTGAGTACGAGTTATGA
- a CDS encoding KOW domain-containing RNA-binding protein codes for MRVVATKEPKLGTVVRTLRGRDQEQYAVVVGFVDSRTVLIADGDKRKFDAPKKKNVLHLEITDFISSEVASSIQETGRVTNGKIRYALLKFAEGMTAEESGKETSNG; via the coding sequence ATGCGCGTGGTTGCAACGAAGGAACCGAAGCTTGGGACGGTCGTGCGGACGCTGCGCGGCAGGGATCAAGAGCAGTACGCGGTCGTCGTCGGTTTCGTCGACAGCCGCACGGTCTTGATCGCGGACGGCGATAAGCGGAAATTCGACGCTCCCAAGAAGAAAAACGTGCTGCACCTCGAGATTACCGATTTCATCAGCTCGGAGGTTGCCAGCAGCATTCAAGAAACCGGCAGAGTCACGAACGGGAAGATCCGTTACGCGCTTCTGAAATTCGCGGAAGGCATGACGGCCGAAGAGAGCGGAAAGGAGACATCGAATGGCTAA
- the map gene encoding type I methionyl aminopeptidase: MIVCKSKAELEVLREAGRIVAETHRLLAQAIQPGVTTAELDGIADRYIRSQKAVPSFKGYNDFPGSICASVNEQLVHGIPSKQRVLQDGDIISIDIGAMYGGYHGDSAWTYGVGTISDTAAKLLQVTEASLYAGLAEAKPNARLFTISHAIQKVVEDAGFSIVREYVGHGIGTNLHEEPQIPNYGMPDRGPRLKPGMTLAIEPMVNVGERYVRTLSDNWTVVTVDGSLCAHFEHTIAITDDGHEILTKC; the protein is encoded by the coding sequence ATGATCGTCTGTAAGTCCAAGGCGGAACTCGAGGTACTGCGTGAAGCGGGGCGCATCGTGGCGGAGACCCACCGGCTGCTCGCTCAGGCCATACAGCCCGGGGTGACGACGGCGGAGCTCGACGGAATCGCCGATCGGTATATTCGCAGCCAGAAGGCTGTGCCATCTTTCAAAGGCTATAACGACTTTCCTGGAAGCATCTGCGCTTCGGTTAACGAACAACTGGTGCACGGCATCCCGAGCAAGCAGCGCGTTCTGCAAGACGGAGACATCATCTCCATCGACATAGGCGCGATGTACGGCGGGTACCACGGCGATTCCGCTTGGACGTACGGCGTAGGAACGATCTCCGACACGGCGGCGAAGCTGCTGCAGGTGACGGAAGCGTCGCTCTACGCGGGCCTCGCGGAGGCGAAGCCGAACGCAAGGTTGTTCACCATCTCTCATGCGATACAGAAGGTTGTGGAAGACGCAGGCTTCTCGATCGTTCGGGAATACGTCGGTCACGGCATCGGCACGAATTTGCACGAAGAACCGCAAATTCCGAACTATGGCATGCCGGATCGGGGACCCCGGCTCAAACCGGGTATGACGCTAGCGATCGAACCGATGGTCAACGTCGGCGAGCGGTACGTCAGAACGTTGTCGGACAATTGGACGGTCGTTACGGTGGACGGATCGTTATGCGCGCACTTCGAGCATACGATCGCGATCACCGACGACGGGCACGAGATTCTGACGAAATGTTAA
- the secY gene encoding preprotein translocase subunit SecY: MLTTVQNIWKVAELRNRILFTLGILIIYRLGAFIPVPNINLDALTAADVQSQGVFGLMNTFSGGALFQFSIFAMGIMPYITASIIVQLLSMDVVPRFTQWAKEGEVGRRKLAQITRYGTIVLGLFQAYSMSIGFNNLFPGLVIDVSFATFTLIAIVLTAGTAFLMWLGEQITEKGIGNGISILIFAGIIAAIPTIIQQIYQTLFLNAVDSALFLNILKVVLIVLVVVAIIVGVIFVQQGIRKIPVQYAKRVVGRKMYGGQSTHIPLKVNAAGVIPVIFALSLLLFPYTIASFFTGNAVADWIIANTYYTAPLGMVLYVLLIIGFTFFYTFVQINPVQMADNMKKNGGYIPGIRPGITTSNYLTKVISRITLSGAIFLALVSILPVFFGSLAGLPNTVTVGGTSLLIVVGVALETMKQIESQLIKRHYKGFINR, translated from the coding sequence ATGCTGACGACGGTGCAGAACATTTGGAAAGTCGCCGAGCTGCGGAACCGGATTTTGTTCACGCTCGGGATTTTGATCATCTACCGGCTCGGCGCGTTCATTCCGGTGCCGAACATTAATCTCGATGCGTTGACGGCGGCTGACGTGCAGTCGCAGGGCGTGTTCGGTCTCATGAACACGTTCTCCGGCGGCGCGTTGTTCCAGTTTTCGATCTTCGCGATGGGGATCATGCCGTACATCACGGCATCCATCATCGTGCAGCTGCTCTCTATGGACGTCGTTCCGCGCTTCACGCAGTGGGCGAAGGAAGGCGAAGTCGGCAGACGGAAGCTCGCTCAGATTACCCGGTACGGTACGATTGTTCTGGGTCTGTTCCAAGCGTACAGCATGTCGATCGGTTTCAATAATCTGTTCCCTGGTCTCGTTATCGACGTCAGCTTCGCGACGTTCACGCTGATCGCGATCGTTCTGACGGCCGGTACGGCGTTCCTGATGTGGCTCGGCGAGCAGATTACGGAAAAAGGGATCGGCAACGGGATCTCGATTTTGATCTTCGCCGGGATCATCGCCGCGATTCCTACGATTATCCAGCAGATTTATCAGACCCTCTTCCTGAATGCTGTGGACAGCGCGCTGTTCCTCAACATCCTGAAGGTCGTTCTGATCGTGCTGGTCGTCGTAGCGATTATCGTCGGCGTCATTTTCGTCCAACAGGGCATTCGGAAAATTCCGGTTCAATACGCGAAGCGCGTCGTCGGGCGCAAGATGTACGGCGGACAATCGACGCATATCCCGCTTAAGGTGAATGCGGCGGGCGTCATTCCGGTCATCTTCGCGCTGTCGCTGCTGCTCTTCCCGTATACGATCGCTAGCTTCTTCACGGGCAACGCGGTCGCGGACTGGATTATCGCTAATACGTATTACACGGCGCCGCTCGGCATGGTGTTGTACGTGCTTCTGATTATCGGCTTCACCTTCTTCTACACGTTCGTGCAGATCAATCCGGTGCAGATGGCCGATAACATGAAGAAGAACGGCGGGTACATCCCAGGCATTCGTCCGGGGATCACGACGTCGAACTACTTGACGAAAGTCATCTCTCGCATCACGCTGTCCGGCGCCATCTTCCTCGCTCTCGTCTCGATCTTGCCGGTATTCTTCGGCAGTCTGGCGGGGCTTCCGAATACGGTAACGGTCGGCGGTACGAGCTTGCTCATCGTCGTCGGCGTCGCGCTCGAGACGATGAAGCAAATCGAAAGCCAGTTGATCAAGCGCCATTACAAGGGCTTCATCAATCGGTAA
- the rpsK gene encoding 30S ribosomal protein S11: MAKPAKKAVRTKRRDRKNIESGVAHIRSTFNNTIVTITDPHGNAISWASSGGLGFKGSRKSTPFAAQMAAETAAKAAMEHGLKSVEVMVKGPGAGREAAIRSLQAAGLEVNLIKDVTPIPHNGCRPPKRRRV; this comes from the coding sequence ATGGCAAAACCAGCCAAGAAGGCGGTGCGCACGAAACGCCGCGACCGGAAAAATATCGAGTCGGGCGTCGCGCACATTCGTTCCACGTTCAACAACACGATCGTTACGATCACGGATCCGCACGGCAACGCGATCTCGTGGGCAAGCTCCGGCGGCCTCGGCTTCAAGGGCTCCCGCAAGAGCACGCCGTTCGCTGCGCAGATGGCCGCGGAAACCGCTGCGAAAGCAGCGATGGAGCACGGCTTGAAGAGCGTAGAAGTCATGGTCAAAGGACCGGGCGCTGGACGCGAAGCCGCGATCCGATCGCTCCAAGCCGCAGGGCTTGAAGTGAATCTGATTAAAGACGTGACTCCGATCCCGCACAACGGTTGCCGTCCGCCGAAACGTCGTCGCGTATAA